In Oscillatoria salina IIICB1, the following are encoded in one genomic region:
- a CDS encoding WD40 domain-containing protein, translated as MINKQERVSAYNLLSLSTLLRAIRLSEGQFTLILVRCNYQSLKQQICQRLDEVTSLTKRQVFLANSTTTLFTTLQLEIEQGDRTPLFVFDLDRVTALEQVLMASNQVRDEFRKNFHFPLVLWVNDEVLQKLTRFAPDFKSWAAASIKFELSIDNLEELCIETEKNLLKKLLTAGCQEFLPNQAIDLAPGCRQRQELEFARADLPGKQRELFSQIEALWQFILGRDAFAENKLDEALNRYEQSLAIWEDTVKTAERSLPNVKSTHDQFGFLHYHIALCYTRQIKARGEKTTCFDRAKSNLQASIEFFQTNSRLELVAQLTIQLGLVLFKQAQWQDLCELALSALKQPAIVCCNEHTARIYGFLAQVALAQLKPKAALSYAQMALNIQKLSRLPKTHQNQGLYLLLLAQAQYQLAGESLRLAKRNELITTSIENLKRAKELEKLSTDPFRELYLEILEQLISLYLEQKEYLLAFELKQEKIKIEQKFGLRAFLGASPLGTTDNWENPAFARAIAASGRKKDVTRLIERLSRSEHKLTVLHGASGVGKSSLLGAGLIPALSGEIIAAREVLPILHKLGNSWEQELDRTLNTARAKWQTQAKETILSKDSSPSTMLEKLRSMSQSNLLTVLIFDQFEEFFFTCTEETERCKFYQFLRDCLNLPFVKVILSLREDYLHYLLQLERFGKFETIDNNILSRNIRYHLGDLTSEQAKTAIATLANQSQFPLNQELIEVFVQDLARERGTVRPIELQVMGAQLQAEKITTLEAYQQLGSDPKTELMTRSLLAVIADCGQEQEDAAWQILFSLTDEQGTRPLKTKSELLAHLQTALTGKKENQSEQIDLILTILIGSGLLFKVCEEPENRYQLVHDYLVQPIREQYDRRLKANLEAKLHRAKLELLRVRKQRLQAVFMGSTMALLAIIAGNLAWRAEVQKRLARELSLNAELNRLAASAETLFVSHQEFDALLESLRAAKRMQAETEKPQQKLGLQKFWLKNRSRQAIKTDTKLKVITTLEKSLYGVQERNRLEGHGDLVLDLAYSPDGKYLATASRDRLIKLWHPNGSLLASFSGHENTVTGVTFSPDGKILASSSWDGTVRLWRLNGEEIFRIPAHSGYVLSLCFSPDGKSLVTAGSQGTIKVWNLQGKLTKSISGHSGNINKVKISPDGKLIATAGEDRTVRIWQLSSGKLLSILRGHQGQVKDLAFSPQGDFLATASDDKTVKLWRGSSSVGFYRIEKTLQGHQDFVLAVCFSPDGRLLVSGSDDDTLKFWNLEGKLIKTLEGHRDGITGISFSPQEQIIATSSNDKTVKLWSRFPRRRQIFRGHRDRIRDVAFSPDGKIIASASGDRTVKIWRRNGSLIETLDGHQGQVYSVSFSPDGERIATASEDKTVKIWRRNGSLVTTLTGHQDRVLDVSWSRDAQLLATASRDRSVKIWSRNGLLRETLLSHQARVNSVTFSLDNQILATASDDKTVKLWRRSRTGYFATTSPKTLLGHDSWVLDVSFAFVPGANSAKSPVTQLLASAGYNNTVKLWNLQGQELRTLQGHTDSVAQMSFNPTGEVLATTTWDNRVQLWRLDDTLLQTLEGHSARVTTVSWSQDGKALVTGSNDKTAILWNLDLSQLMKISCNWLADYLQNNPKVRDSDRLLCD; from the coding sequence ATGATAAATAAACAAGAGCGAGTAAGTGCTTATAACTTACTTTCCTTATCAACACTTCTGAGAGCAATTAGACTGAGCGAGGGTCAATTTACACTAATTTTAGTACGCTGCAATTACCAAAGTTTAAAACAGCAAATTTGTCAGCGACTTGACGAAGTTACCTCATTAACCAAACGCCAAGTTTTCTTAGCTAACTCAACTACTACCTTATTTACCACTTTACAATTAGAAATTGAGCAGGGCGATCGCACTCCTTTATTTGTCTTTGATTTAGATCGTGTCACAGCCCTCGAACAAGTATTAATGGCTAGCAATCAAGTGCGCGATGAGTTTCGCAAAAACTTCCATTTTCCTTTAGTTCTGTGGGTTAATGATGAGGTACTGCAAAAATTAACTCGCTTTGCTCCTGATTTTAAAAGTTGGGCTGCTGCTTCAATTAAATTTGAATTAAGTATTGACAACTTAGAAGAATTATGTATTGAAACCGAAAAAAACTTATTGAAGAAACTGCTAACAGCAGGTTGCCAAGAATTTTTACCCAATCAAGCAATTGACTTAGCTCCCGGTTGTCGTCAGAGGCAAGAATTAGAATTTGCCAGAGCAGATTTGCCAGGCAAGCAAAGAGAATTATTCTCACAGATAGAAGCATTATGGCAATTTATACTTGGGCGAGATGCCTTTGCCGAAAACAAATTAGACGAAGCCTTAAACAGATACGAACAAAGTCTAGCAATTTGGGAGGATACCGTAAAGACGGCAGAGCGATCGCTACCGAACGTAAAATCTACTCATGATCAATTTGGCTTTTTACATTATCACATCGCATTATGCTACACTCGCCAAATCAAAGCCAGAGGCGAAAAAACCACCTGTTTTGACCGAGCCAAAAGCAATTTGCAAGCCAGTATCGAATTTTTTCAGACCAACTCCCGTTTAGAATTAGTCGCCCAGTTAACCATACAACTAGGGCTTGTCCTTTTCAAGCAAGCTCAGTGGCAAGACTTATGCGAACTTGCTCTCAGCGCCCTCAAACAACCAGCAATTGTTTGTTGTAACGAACACACCGCCAGAATTTACGGCTTTCTCGCCCAAGTAGCCCTAGCCCAACTGAAGCCAAAAGCAGCATTGTCTTACGCGCAAATGGCTTTAAACATTCAAAAATTATCTCGATTACCCAAAACTCATCAAAATCAGGGATTATATTTACTACTTCTAGCCCAAGCCCAATATCAACTAGCAGGCGAAAGTTTACGATTAGCCAAACGAAACGAATTAATTACGACCAGTATCGAGAACCTCAAACGAGCCAAAGAGCTAGAAAAACTATCAACAGACCCCTTTCGAGAACTTTATTTAGAAATTTTAGAGCAACTAATCTCGCTTTACCTAGAACAAAAAGAATATCTACTTGCCTTTGAACTAAAACAAGAGAAAATCAAGATCGAGCAAAAATTTGGTTTACGTGCTTTTCTCGGTGCTAGTCCATTAGGAACCACTGACAATTGGGAAAATCCCGCCTTTGCTCGCGCGATCGCCGCCTCTGGAAGAAAAAAAGATGTCACTAGATTGATCGAGCGTCTCAGCCGCAGCGAACATAAACTGACGGTACTTCACGGTGCTTCTGGTGTCGGAAAAAGCTCTTTACTTGGTGCAGGGTTAATTCCTGCCCTGAGCGGAGAAATTATCGCCGCCCGCGAAGTCTTACCAATTTTGCACAAGTTAGGCAATTCCTGGGAACAAGAATTAGATCGGACTTTAAATACAGCACGAGCAAAATGGCAAACCCAAGCAAAAGAAACTATCCTCAGCAAAGATTCTTCACCATCGACAATGCTCGAAAAATTGCGCTCGATGAGTCAAAGCAACCTTTTAACAGTGCTAATTTTCGATCAATTTGAAGAATTTTTCTTCACCTGTACCGAAGAAACAGAGCGCTGCAAATTTTATCAATTTTTGCGCGATTGTCTCAACCTTCCCTTTGTCAAAGTAATTCTCTCTTTACGAGAAGACTATTTGCACTATCTGTTGCAATTAGAACGCTTTGGCAAATTCGAGACAATCGACAATAACATCTTGTCACGAAATATTCGCTATCACCTGGGAGACTTAACCTCCGAGCAAGCCAAAACTGCAATCGCAACCTTAGCCAACCAATCTCAATTTCCGCTCAACCAAGAACTAATCGAAGTTTTCGTCCAAGATTTAGCCAGAGAAAGAGGAACAGTGCGCCCGATCGAGCTACAAGTAATGGGAGCGCAACTACAAGCCGAAAAAATTACCACCCTCGAAGCATATCAACAACTAGGTAGCGACCCAAAAACCGAACTAATGACGCGATCGCTACTCGCTGTCATCGCTGATTGTGGTCAAGAACAAGAAGATGCTGCTTGGCAAATTTTATTTTCCTTAACTGACGAACAGGGAACTCGACCTTTAAAAACGAAAAGCGAATTACTCGCTCATCTACAAACTGCTCTCACTGGTAAAAAAGAAAACCAGAGCGAACAAATAGACTTAATTTTAACAATTCTCATCGGTTCTGGGCTTTTATTTAAAGTTTGTGAAGAACCCGAAAACCGCTATCAACTTGTTCACGATTATCTCGTCCAACCGATTCGGGAACAATACGATCGCCGCCTCAAAGCCAACTTAGAAGCTAAATTACATCGAGCCAAACTAGAATTACTCCGCGTGCGCAAACAGCGATTACAAGCTGTTTTTATGGGTAGTACAATGGCTTTACTGGCGATTATTGCCGGGAATTTAGCCTGGCGAGCCGAAGTACAAAAAAGATTAGCCAGAGAACTTTCTCTGAACGCTGAGTTAAATCGCCTTGCTGCTTCTGCGGAAACTTTATTTGTCTCTCATCAAGAATTTGATGCTTTACTAGAAAGCTTGAGAGCAGCAAAAAGAATGCAAGCAGAAACTGAAAAACCTCAGCAAAAACTAGGATTACAGAAATTTTGGCTAAAAAATCGTTCCCGGCAAGCAATTAAAACTGATACTAAATTAAAAGTCATTACCACCCTAGAAAAAAGTCTTTATGGAGTGCAAGAACGCAATCGCCTCGAAGGACATGGAGATCTAGTTTTAGATCTGGCTTACTCCCCAGATGGTAAGTATCTGGCTACAGCTAGTCGGGATCGACTAATCAAATTATGGCATCCCAATGGTAGTTTACTTGCTAGTTTTAGCGGACATGAAAATACTGTCACCGGCGTAACTTTTTCTCCCGACGGAAAAATATTAGCATCGAGTAGTTGGGACGGAACTGTCAGACTTTGGCGGTTAAATGGCGAGGAAATTTTCCGAATTCCTGCTCATTCTGGTTATGTTTTGAGTCTTTGCTTTAGTCCCGACGGCAAGAGTTTAGTAACTGCTGGATCTCAGGGAACAATTAAAGTCTGGAATTTACAAGGAAAGTTAACCAAAAGCATTTCCGGGCATTCCGGTAATATTAATAAAGTCAAAATTAGCCCTGATGGTAAACTGATTGCCACGGCTGGGGAAGATCGAACAGTCAGAATTTGGCAGCTTAGTTCCGGAAAATTATTAAGCATTCTTCGCGGACATCAAGGTCAAGTTAAGGATCTTGCTTTTAGTCCTCAAGGAGATTTTCTCGCTACTGCTAGCGATGACAAAACTGTTAAACTTTGGCGAGGTAGTTCATCTGTAGGATTCTATCGAATAGAGAAAACTTTACAGGGACATCAAGACTTTGTTTTAGCTGTTTGTTTCAGCCCCGACGGACGCTTGTTAGTTTCTGGAAGCGATGACGATACACTAAAATTCTGGAATTTAGAAGGAAAACTAATTAAAACTCTTGAGGGACATCGCGACGGGATAACCGGAATTAGTTTTTCTCCTCAAGAGCAAATTATTGCTACCAGTAGTAATGATAAAACTGTCAAACTATGGAGTCGTTTTCCCCGTCGTCGGCAAATTTTTCGGGGACATCGCGATCGCATCCGCGATGTAGCTTTTTCTCCCGACGGGAAAATTATCGCTTCCGCATCTGGCGATCGCACTGTGAAAATTTGGCGCAGAAACGGTAGTTTAATCGAAACTCTCGACGGACATCAGGGACAAGTTTACAGCGTTAGTTTTTCCCCAGATGGTGAGAGAATAGCTACCGCTAGCGAAGACAAAACTGTGAAAATTTGGCGCAGAAATGGTAGTTTGGTGACGACTTTAACCGGACATCAAGATCGGGTACTGGATGTAAGTTGGAGTCGGGATGCTCAACTTTTAGCAACCGCGAGTCGCGATCGAAGTGTAAAAATTTGGAGTCGTAACGGCTTGTTGAGAGAAACTTTGCTTAGTCATCAAGCTCGTGTCAATAGTGTTACTTTTAGCTTAGACAATCAAATTTTAGCAACCGCCAGCGACGACAAAACAGTCAAATTGTGGCGACGATCTCGCACTGGCTATTTTGCTACTACCTCTCCCAAAACTCTTCTCGGTCATGATAGTTGGGTACTCGATGTAAGTTTTGCTTTCGTACCTGGGGCAAATTCAGCAAAATCACCAGTAACTCAACTGTTGGCTTCTGCTGGCTATAACAATACTGTTAAATTATGGAATTTACAAGGACAAGAACTGAGAACTCTTCAAGGTCATACTGATAGCGTAGCGCAAATGAGTTTTAATCCTACCGGGGAAGTGTTAGCCACCACAACTTGGGACAACCGAGTACAACTGTGGCGACTTGATGATACTTTGTTACAAACTCTTGAAGGACACTCAGCACGAGTTACTACCGTCAGTTGGAGTCAAGATGGTAAAGCTTTAGTCACTGGTAGTAACGATAAAACCGCGATCCTCTGGAATCTCGATCTTAGCCAACTGATGAAGATTAGCTGCAATTGGTTAGCAGACTATTTACAAAATAACCCCAAGGTTAGAGATAGCGATCGCCTGCTCTGTGATTAA
- a CDS encoding P-loop NTPase fold protein yields MKLNLARFYKACNPSKTLVLTNPEDRQYYIDFSGVRGGKIVEALGRTIARLSPEEPTCQLFTGHIGCGKSTELFRLKAQLEEEQFHVVYFESSRDLDMADINISDILLAIARSVSESLEAMDIRLQPGYFANLFGEIKDFLQSPIELGAEAELSVGIARITAKTKESPKLREQLRQSLEPRTEGILRAINEEILERGIQELKYRGKKGLVVIVDNLDRVAAQKVTHARLLPEYLFVDRGPQLRRLKCHVVYTLPLSLMFSNEYEALKNRLGAGVAPKVLPMVPLQQRDGKENTQGMSLLRQLVLARAFPQLDEETRLNLIPQVFDTPETLQRLCRISGGHVRNLLGLLFNCLQQEDPPFSQQCLENVIKGYRDDLLLAIDDHEWNLIQQVVERQTIKGEEEYQILLGSMFVFEYRDRWGRWFDINPILRETDRFQAF; encoded by the coding sequence ATGAAACTGAATTTAGCAAGATTCTACAAAGCCTGTAATCCAAGTAAAACCTTAGTTCTGACCAATCCTGAAGACCGTCAGTATTATATTGATTTTTCTGGGGTACGAGGAGGAAAAATCGTTGAAGCATTAGGTCGAACGATCGCTCGTCTTTCCCCAGAAGAACCTACTTGTCAATTATTTACCGGACATATTGGCTGTGGCAAGTCTACTGAACTATTTCGACTCAAGGCGCAGCTTGAAGAAGAGCAATTTCATGTAGTTTACTTTGAATCTAGCCGCGATTTGGATATGGCGGATATCAACATTAGTGATATTCTTTTGGCGATCGCTCGTTCGGTGAGTGAAAGTCTTGAGGCAATGGATATTCGTCTTCAACCAGGTTATTTTGCCAATTTGTTCGGCGAAATTAAAGATTTTCTGCAATCGCCGATTGAATTGGGTGCAGAAGCCGAACTTTCGGTCGGAATTGCTCGTATTACTGCCAAAACCAAAGAAAGTCCCAAATTACGCGAACAACTCCGCCAATCTCTCGAACCTCGCACTGAAGGTATCCTCCGAGCAATTAATGAAGAAATTTTAGAACGCGGTATCCAAGAACTAAAATATCGGGGCAAAAAAGGCTTAGTTGTTATTGTCGATAATTTAGACCGAGTTGCTGCTCAAAAGGTAACTCATGCCCGATTATTACCAGAATATTTGTTTGTCGATCGCGGTCCTCAGTTACGCCGTTTAAAGTGTCATGTGGTTTATACTTTACCCCTTTCGTTAATGTTTTCTAATGAATATGAAGCACTGAAAAATCGTCTTGGCGCTGGCGTAGCACCCAAGGTTTTACCAATGGTTCCTCTGCAACAACGAGATGGTAAGGAAAATACTCAAGGTATGAGTTTGCTCCGACAATTGGTATTAGCAAGAGCTTTTCCTCAATTAGATGAGGAAACTAGATTAAATTTAATTCCCCAAGTTTTTGATACTCCAGAAACCCTCCAACGCTTATGTCGAATTAGCGGCGGTCACGTGCGAAATTTATTAGGTTTATTGTTTAATTGTTTGCAACAAGAAGATCCTCCTTTTTCGCAGCAATGTTTAGAAAATGTAATTAAAGGATATCGAGATGATTTACTGTTAGCTATCGATGACCATGAATGGAACTTAATCCAACAAGTAGTGGAAAGACAAACTATCAAAGGAGAAGAAGAATATCAAATTTTACTTGGGAGTATGTTTGTTTTTGAATATCGCGATCGCTGGGGACGTTGGTTTGATATTAATCCTATTTTAAGAGAAACCGATCGCTTTCAAGCTTTCTGA
- the ctpC gene encoding carboxyl-terminal processing protease CtpC, producing the protein MVITQRGLALGATAVVITTMAVTGAGIHLSQSQASLFSDGPKELVDEVWQIINRQYVDATFNQVDWRATRNEYLDRDYTSKEQAYEAIREMLEQLDDPYTRFMDPKEFQNMQIDTAGELTGVGIQIAKDEESDRLIVISPIEDTPAFEAGILAKDIITKINGQSTEGMDVNDAVNLIRGKVGTQVILTIKRGEEEIDYPITRARIQIHPVRARVENTPIGKVGYIRLTQFNAQAAKEMRETIKNQEDESVQGYILDLRSNPGGLLYSSIEIARMWLDEGTIVSTVNRQGEVDRQRANSRALTDKPLVLLVDGGSASASEILSGALQDNDRAVLVGTKTFGKGLVQSVRGLGDGSGLAVTIAKYLTPDGRDINKLGITPDIILEMTDEQRKDLQLDRAKIGTAEDPQFARGLEILAQEISAVKNISVDATAQ; encoded by the coding sequence ATGGTAATAACACAACGCGGGCTAGCTCTCGGTGCAACAGCAGTCGTAATAACAACAATGGCTGTGACGGGTGCTGGAATACATCTTTCTCAAAGTCAGGCTTCTTTGTTTAGCGACGGACCAAAAGAGTTAGTAGACGAAGTATGGCAAATTATTAACCGTCAATATGTTGATGCTACCTTTAATCAGGTGGATTGGCGGGCAACTCGTAACGAATATCTCGACCGAGACTACACTAGCAAAGAGCAAGCCTATGAAGCAATTAGGGAAATGCTCGAGCAACTAGACGATCCCTATACGCGCTTTATGGACCCAAAAGAGTTCCAAAATATGCAAATTGATACTGCTGGTGAGTTGACAGGAGTTGGTATTCAAATTGCTAAGGATGAAGAAAGCGATCGCCTAATCGTAATTTCCCCGATTGAGGATACTCCTGCTTTTGAAGCGGGAATTTTGGCTAAGGACATTATTACGAAAATAAACGGTCAAAGTACCGAGGGTATGGATGTTAATGATGCTGTTAATCTGATTCGAGGTAAGGTCGGTACTCAAGTAATTCTGACGATTAAACGCGGTGAAGAAGAAATAGATTATCCGATTACTCGCGCGAGAATTCAAATTCATCCAGTTCGCGCTCGTGTCGAAAATACGCCAATTGGTAAAGTTGGTTATATTCGCTTGACTCAGTTTAATGCCCAAGCTGCTAAGGAAATGCGCGAGACGATTAAAAACCAAGAAGATGAGAGCGTACAAGGTTATATTCTCGATTTGCGCTCGAATCCTGGTGGTTTGTTGTACTCTAGTATTGAAATTGCGCGGATGTGGCTCGATGAGGGTACGATTGTCTCGACTGTAAACCGCCAAGGAGAGGTCGATCGCCAAAGAGCAAATAGTCGTGCTTTGACGGATAAACCTTTGGTGTTGCTAGTGGATGGCGGCTCCGCAAGTGCTAGCGAAATTCTCTCGGGAGCGCTCCAAGATAACGATCGCGCGGTTTTGGTCGGTACGAAAACTTTTGGTAAGGGTTTGGTTCAATCAGTACGCGGTTTGGGTGATGGTTCAGGTTTAGCGGTGACGATCGCTAAGTATCTTACTCCTGATGGTCGCGATATTAATAAACTGGGAATTACACCAGATATCATTTTGGAAATGACTGACGAACAGCGTAAGGATTTACAACTCGATCGCGCGAAAATTGGTACTGCTGAAGATCCACAGTTTGCAAGAGGTTTGGAAATTCTCGCTCAAGAAATAAGCGCGGTGAAAAATATCTCCGTAGACGCAACGGCTCAATAA
- a CDS encoding cell division protein FtsQ/DivIB translates to MNCIASVSLTELKQRRQKLQRRRQIRSLQAMWRSLVVSGMAGGLCWSLALPYWAIEQPQQVDIEGNEFLDKTTIRLLLPLSYPESLLKLQPQLLSQQLESTAPIAKARVIRQLLPPSVTIQVQERRPVAIAFPSTKSVQEAGTSEAEVGFLDEQGVWMPITSYTGFDPDTKLPTLKVIGEAEQYRHYWSEIYQIISRSPVQVFEIDWQNPANLVLKTELGKVYLGSYSANFGEQIKVLGKMGSLSDRVHPSQIDYLDLTNPESPSIQLKTKPSEPKNPSTAPQE, encoded by the coding sequence ATGAATTGCATCGCATCAGTTTCTCTCACAGAATTAAAACAACGGCGGCAAAAATTACAACGCCGTCGGCAGATCAGATCGTTACAAGCAATGTGGCGATCGCTAGTAGTAAGCGGTATGGCAGGTGGATTATGTTGGTCGCTCGCGTTACCTTATTGGGCGATCGAACAACCCCAACAAGTAGACATCGAAGGAAACGAATTTCTGGACAAAACGACGATTCGTTTGCTGTTACCATTGTCTTATCCAGAATCCCTGCTCAAACTCCAGCCGCAACTGCTCTCCCAACAGCTAGAATCCACTGCACCGATTGCGAAAGCAAGAGTTATCCGTCAATTGTTACCTCCGAGCGTAACAATCCAAGTGCAAGAAAGGCGACCTGTAGCGATCGCTTTTCCCTCAACCAAGTCAGTTCAAGAAGCAGGAACTAGCGAAGCAGAAGTAGGATTTTTAGACGAACAAGGTGTCTGGATGCCAATTACCAGCTATACAGGTTTCGATCCCGACACGAAACTGCCAACTCTCAAAGTCATTGGCGAAGCAGAGCAATATCGTCACTACTGGTCGGAAATTTATCAAATAATTAGCCGTTCTCCAGTGCAAGTTTTCGAGATCGATTGGCAAAATCCGGCTAATTTAGTCCTGAAAACCGAGCTAGGCAAAGTTTATTTGGGTTCCTACTCAGCTAACTTTGGCGAACAAATTAAGGTTCTCGGCAAAATGGGTTCTTTGTCCGATCGCGTTCATCCCAGCCAAATTGATTATCTCGACTTGACTAACCCTGAATCTCCTTCTATTCAGTTAAAAACCAAGCCATCAGAACCCAAAAACCCAAGTACAGCTCCTCAAGAATAG
- the ftsZ gene encoding cell division protein FtsZ, whose translation MTVNSKLKLNNTYSNNNEYGDFSVTVDSDRSFNNSGLPFGQGNDSRARPREDNRGDSIVPSSFAKIKVIGVGGGGCNAVNRMIESGVSGIEFWAINTDAQALAQASAPKRLQLGQKLTRGLGAGGNPAIGQKAAEESRDEIASALENTDLVFITAGMGGGTGTGAAPIVAEVAKEIGCLTVGVVTRPFTFEGRRRTTQAEEGIAALQSRVDTLIVIPNNKLLLVINEQTPVQEAFLVADDILRQGVQGISDIITIPGLVNVDFADVRAVMADAGSALMGIGVGSGKSRAREAAELAISSPLLESSIEGARGVVFNITGGRDLTLHEVNAAAETIYEVVDPNANIIFGAVIDDKMQGEIRITVIATGFSGETQAPPTASRATTPQNRPVTPPPVRPTSAPESDRGSGGSGLDIPDFLRQRRFPRR comes from the coding sequence ATGACGGTTAATAGTAAACTAAAGCTGAACAATACTTATAGCAATAACAACGAATACGGTGATTTTTCGGTCACTGTAGATAGCGATCGCTCTTTTAATAATTCTGGTTTACCTTTTGGACAAGGTAATGATTCCAGGGCAAGACCCAGAGAAGATAATCGTGGTGATAGCATCGTGCCTAGTAGCTTTGCCAAAATAAAAGTTATCGGTGTGGGTGGCGGTGGTTGTAATGCCGTTAACCGCATGATTGAGAGTGGGGTGAGCGGAATTGAGTTTTGGGCGATTAATACTGATGCTCAAGCTTTGGCTCAAGCTAGCGCCCCGAAACGCTTGCAACTCGGACAAAAATTAACCCGTGGTTTGGGTGCAGGTGGCAACCCGGCGATCGGTCAAAAAGCGGCTGAGGAATCCCGCGATGAAATTGCCTCGGCTTTGGAAAATACGGATTTGGTCTTTATTACGGCTGGTATGGGTGGCGGTACGGGTACTGGTGCAGCACCGATTGTCGCTGAAGTGGCTAAGGAAATTGGCTGTCTGACTGTGGGAGTGGTGACTCGTCCTTTTACTTTTGAAGGTCGTCGCCGCACGACTCAGGCAGAAGAAGGGATTGCGGCTTTACAAAGTCGGGTCGATACTTTGATTGTAATTCCCAATAATAAGTTGTTGTTGGTCATTAACGAACAAACGCCTGTACAAGAGGCGTTTTTGGTGGCTGATGATATTTTGCGTCAAGGAGTACAAGGTATTTCTGATATTATCACTATTCCAGGATTGGTGAATGTTGACTTTGCTGATGTGAGAGCGGTAATGGCTGATGCGGGATCGGCTTTGATGGGTATCGGTGTTGGTTCGGGTAAGTCTCGCGCTCGCGAAGCCGCAGAATTGGCAATTTCTTCGCCTCTGTTGGAGTCTTCGATTGAAGGAGCAAGAGGTGTGGTATTTAATATTACGGGTGGCAGAGATTTGACTCTCCACGAGGTGAATGCGGCGGCGGAAACGATTTATGAAGTTGTCGATCCCAATGCAAATATTATTTTTGGTGCGGTGATTGATGACAAAATGCAGGGCGAAATTAGAATTACAGTGATTGCTACTGGCTTTAGTGGCGAAACTCAAGCCCCGCCAACGGCAAGCCGAGCGACAACGCCGCAAAATCGTCCGGTAACTCCTCCACCAGTCAGACCTACTTCTGCTCCGGAAAGCGATCGCGGTAGCGGTGGTAGTGGTTTGGATATTCCTGATTTTCTCCGCCAACGTCGTTTTCCCCGACGTTAA